In one window of Paraflavitalea soli DNA:
- a CDS encoding SusD/RagB family nutrient-binding outer membrane lipoprotein, whose amino-acid sequence MKKTINKIIVAIVLFSMALASCTKDFTEINTDPNNTPKSQPHQLLAPALVGIMGYNMLRNRNFNNELMQVTVNRNDGEGTVFRYDFRSNWSDYLYNGWYLEMTNLKDLYKIAKDTPTLNKSYQGISLILQSWVYSLITDTYGDVPYFHSNLAKDSLLFEPPFDKQKDIYLDIFKKLEEANTLLNGGPAIVAASDPVYNGDIAKWRKFGNTLYLRLLLRISGKAEVADMVIAKIKEIVDTKASTYPKIAKNDESAILRWTGQGPFVSPYLSVREQDFRAPSLGSFFIEHLAVWNDPRINIPVYGTGTPTKTNRWGIAPSQGAYVGVPSGYLPGQDPGQKASFYSNTNNSGAGPSLMTEPLAGMILNFAEVNFMYAEAALKGWINGSPKTFYENGADASIKLWLPNWPDTSTGVHNIQEFLAAADIDWDDAASVDDKMERIHLQKYYALFLTDMQQWFEYRRTGHPTLPKGPGLRNGGVMPARMTYPVYVQSTNPTNYKLALAEQGPDHIATQVWWQKP is encoded by the coding sequence ATGAAAAAGACTATCAATAAAATTATAGTGGCAATAGTGCTGTTCAGTATGGCATTAGCCTCCTGCACCAAAGATTTTACGGAGATCAATACTGATCCCAACAATACGCCCAAATCGCAACCGCATCAATTGCTGGCGCCTGCACTCGTAGGGATCATGGGTTATAACATGCTGCGCAACCGCAACTTCAACAATGAGTTGATGCAGGTAACGGTGAACAGAAATGATGGAGAAGGCACGGTGTTCAGGTATGATTTCCGTTCCAACTGGTCTGACTATCTCTACAATGGCTGGTACCTGGAAATGACCAACCTGAAGGATCTGTACAAAATAGCGAAAGACACGCCTACACTCAACAAGTCGTACCAGGGCATTTCACTGATACTTCAATCCTGGGTATATTCCCTTATCACGGATACTTATGGCGACGTTCCTTATTTTCACTCGAATCTTGCGAAAGACTCGCTGCTGTTTGAGCCGCCTTTTGACAAACAAAAGGATATATACCTCGATATCTTTAAAAAGCTGGAGGAAGCCAACACGTTGTTAAATGGCGGGCCTGCTATTGTAGCCGCCAGTGATCCGGTATACAATGGGGATATTGCTAAATGGCGCAAGTTTGGCAATACGCTCTACTTACGGCTCCTGCTCCGCATTTCCGGTAAGGCAGAAGTAGCTGATATGGTTATTGCCAAGATCAAAGAGATCGTAGATACCAAAGCCTCTACTTATCCCAAGATCGCCAAGAACGATGAATCAGCCATCTTACGTTGGACGGGACAGGGTCCTTTTGTGTCGCCCTACCTCAGTGTAAGGGAACAGGATTTCAGGGCGCCCAGCCTGGGTAGTTTCTTCATTGAGCACCTGGCAGTGTGGAATGATCCACGCATCAATATCCCTGTTTACGGAACGGGAACACCCACTAAAACCAACCGGTGGGGTATCGCTCCTTCACAGGGCGCTTATGTAGGCGTACCCAGTGGTTACCTGCCCGGACAGGACCCTGGCCAAAAAGCATCCTTTTATTCCAATACCAATAACAGCGGCGCGGGTCCTTCTTTAATGACGGAACCATTGGCAGGTATGATCCTGAACTTCGCTGAAGTGAATTTCATGTATGCGGAAGCTGCCCTGAAAGGATGGATCAACGGTTCACCAAAAACGTTCTATGAGAATGGCGCCGATGCGAGCATTAAACTCTGGCTGCCCAACTGGCCAGATACAAGTACGGGCGTTCACAATATCCAGGAGTTCCTGGCCGCAGCGGATATTGACTGGGACGATGCCGCCAGTGTGGACGATAAAATGGAACGGATCCACCTGCAGAAATATTATGCGCTGTTCCTCACAGATATGCAGCAATGGTTTGAATATCGCCGCACGGGTCATCCCACCCTGCCGAAGGGTCCAGGCTTAAGAAACGGAGGTGTAATGCCGGCCAGGATGACCTACCCGGTATATGTGCAATCAACGAATCCTACGAATTATAAACTGGCGCTGGCAGAACAAGGGCCTGATCACATAGCCACGCAGGTATGGTGGCAGAAGCCGTGA
- a CDS encoding SusC/RagA family TonB-linked outer membrane protein, which translates to MENVKLKTPFSFLVLLLTAGLLQAQSSQLRFRHGAGNLAKVVEDFGKQFKAQLAYANEELAAFRVTAGSYEAPTVGDLLNKVLAPANFKATASGSSWIIRKSETPRQQTANMVLQGIITEGDNPVPSATVIIKQAGQGTTIAVADEKGAFSKKLPLAEGTVDISAVGYLPSKKKFAASEQQLLKIDLIKDETQMQNVVVTALGIKRAERALGYATTTVDGKQLTDAMSGNWTDALSGKVAGLNLVRSNAGPTGTNKIILRGENNLTGDNEALIVVDGVVINNGSGRRSAIAGEETYGTGSDNMPADYGSGLNDINPEDIESVTVLKGPGAAALYGQRAANGAVVITTKSGSNKRKGLGITFSSNVAWEQVNRWPDLQWEYGIGLDGQADYDYGRSANSSSSSAYGPRFDGQKFFQYNNGLQGRDTIATPWVPYKNKLREFFDVGNTITNTISVDGGTDKTTARFSVTNVTNKWIIPNTGYKRNTVSLSVNSKVNDRLQVSSKINYTNKWSDNLPGAGYGNQSIMYWYIFWQPNADIDWLKNYWVKGQEGRKIFYPYSSFPENPYAIVNEFINSTNRHGVTGNVQATYNFTKELSMMLRTSMDFGYDQRAQERPFDAGSKYRYGSYRTQNIFSMESSADFLLKYTKRIQKDFEFSITGGGSTLKNTYTRDETRADSLIDPGNYTFANAAGPLITLPYKSKVVINSFYGILTTSYKDFLYLDITGRQDWNSALATPQRTENTGFFYPSANLSFVASEAFKLPKDISFLKLRFSASNVGSAQMIPYRTAFYYSSAGSLYGGGLENPGALNNPNLKPLRTITYEAGVAMKMFRDRLSVDLAVYSGYTKDQILNRQLDRASGNQYAVINIGKVANKGIELALNGTPITSKEGFKWTTGIVFSANTNIVKELPDSSIVLQNGPVGGGQIVAKVGGSMGDMYGRGYVRSPDGQVVYDAQSGVALISQDVTYLGNTIPKWKIGFTNEFSYKQFRLNLLFDAQYGAVGHSLMNYKLAEQGKTTKTLPGRYSGIIGNGVVMGPDSKYRKNDVVAMDIDEYYRSHFGTDNAEGNTFRTDYIKFREARLDYNFKPNLVRKLGLQRATLGVYGRNLFIWSDWPMFDPEFGTLLGSDIVQGFEIAQFPSTRSFGFNLVVGF; encoded by the coding sequence ATGGAAAACGTGAAACTAAAAACACCTTTCAGCTTTTTGGTCCTGTTGCTTACAGCAGGTCTGCTACAGGCGCAAAGCAGTCAGCTCCGGTTCCGGCATGGAGCGGGCAACCTGGCCAAAGTAGTAGAAGATTTTGGCAAGCAATTCAAAGCACAACTGGCTTATGCCAATGAGGAACTGGCAGCGTTCAGGGTAACGGCTGGCAGTTATGAGGCGCCCACAGTAGGAGACTTATTGAACAAAGTGCTGGCACCGGCAAATTTTAAAGCTACGGCCAGCGGTAGCAGCTGGATCATCAGGAAATCTGAAACACCCCGGCAACAAACAGCCAATATGGTGTTGCAGGGCATCATTACAGAAGGAGATAATCCTGTGCCCAGCGCCACGGTCATAATCAAACAAGCCGGACAAGGAACAACGATTGCAGTAGCCGATGAAAAGGGGGCCTTTAGTAAAAAGCTTCCTTTGGCGGAAGGAACGGTGGACATATCAGCGGTAGGCTACCTGCCTTCCAAGAAGAAATTTGCCGCCTCGGAACAACAGTTATTGAAGATAGACCTGATCAAGGACGAAACGCAAATGCAGAACGTGGTAGTGACGGCACTCGGCATCAAACGTGCGGAAAGAGCCCTGGGTTATGCTACCACTACGGTTGATGGGAAGCAACTGACGGATGCTATGAGCGGCAACTGGACAGATGCGCTATCGGGCAAGGTAGCTGGATTGAACCTGGTACGTTCGAATGCCGGCCCTACAGGTACCAATAAGATCATCCTGCGTGGGGAGAACAACCTTACGGGCGACAATGAAGCGCTGATCGTAGTAGATGGTGTGGTGATCAACAACGGCAGTGGCCGGCGCAGCGCTATAGCAGGTGAAGAAACCTATGGCACGGGCAGTGATAATATGCCAGCCGATTATGGCAGCGGCCTCAATGATATCAACCCGGAAGATATTGAATCAGTGACTGTGCTAAAAGGACCTGGCGCCGCGGCGCTCTACGGCCAACGCGCTGCCAACGGCGCGGTGGTCATCACCACTAAATCGGGCAGCAATAAAAGGAAAGGCCTGGGTATTACTTTCAGTTCCAATGTTGCCTGGGAACAGGTGAACCGCTGGCCCGACCTGCAATGGGAATATGGTATCGGACTGGATGGACAAGCAGATTATGACTATGGCAGATCAGCCAATTCCTCTTCCAGTTCTGCGTACGGTCCCCGGTTTGACGGGCAAAAGTTCTTCCAGTATAACAATGGGCTGCAGGGACGGGATACGATCGCTACGCCCTGGGTACCTTATAAGAACAAGCTCCGTGAGTTCTTTGATGTAGGTAATACCATTACCAATACCATCAGTGTAGATGGTGGTACGGATAAGACCACGGCCCGCTTTTCGGTAACCAATGTGACCAATAAGTGGATCATACCTAATACGGGTTATAAGCGTAATACGGTATCGTTATCAGTCAATTCAAAAGTGAATGACAGGCTGCAGGTAAGTTCGAAGATCAACTATACCAACAAATGGAGTGATAACCTGCCGGGAGCCGGATATGGTAACCAGTCGATCATGTACTGGTATATTTTCTGGCAGCCCAATGCAGATATTGACTGGCTGAAGAACTATTGGGTAAAGGGCCAGGAAGGCAGAAAGATATTCTACCCCTATAGCAGCTTTCCTGAAAATCCTTATGCGATCGTCAACGAATTCATCAACAGCACGAATCGTCATGGTGTGACGGGCAATGTACAGGCTACCTATAACTTCACGAAAGAGTTGAGCATGATGTTGAGGACATCCATGGACTTTGGATACGACCAGCGTGCACAGGAACGTCCTTTTGATGCAGGTTCAAAATACCGCTATGGAAGCTACCGCACGCAGAATATCTTTTCGATGGAGTCCAGTGCTGACTTCCTGTTGAAATACACCAAAAGGATACAGAAGGATTTCGAGTTCTCCATCACCGGAGGCGGCAGCACGCTCAAGAATACCTATACACGTGATGAAACCAGGGCTGATTCACTCATCGACCCAGGCAATTATACTTTTGCCAATGCGGCCGGTCCTTTGATCACCCTGCCCTACAAATCGAAGGTGGTCATCAACAGTTTTTACGGTATCCTCACTACCAGTTATAAAGACTTCCTGTACCTCGACATTACCGGCCGGCAGGACTGGAACAGTGCGCTGGCCACGCCTCAGCGTACAGAAAATACGGGTTTCTTTTATCCATCGGCCAACCTGAGCTTTGTAGCCTCTGAAGCCTTTAAATTACCCAAGGACATCAGCTTCCTCAAACTGCGGTTCTCAGCCTCTAACGTGGGCAGTGCCCAAATGATCCCCTACCGGACGGCCTTCTATTATTCTTCGGCAGGCAGTTTGTATGGCGGCGGCCTGGAAAATCCGGGGGCACTGAATAACCCCAACCTGAAACCACTCAGAACGATCACGTATGAAGCAGGGGTTGCTATGAAAATGTTCAGGGACCGTTTGAGTGTTGACCTCGCTGTATATTCAGGTTATACCAAAGACCAGATCCTGAACCGCCAGCTGGACCGCGCTTCCGGCAACCAATATGCTGTGATCAATATCGGCAAGGTGGCCAACAAAGGCATCGAACTGGCACTTAACGGAACACCTATAACCTCGAAGGAAGGTTTCAAATGGACTACGGGTATTGTATTCTCGGCGAACACCAATATCGTAAAAGAATTGCCCGATAGCTCTATCGTGCTTCAAAATGGTCCTGTAGGCGGCGGTCAGATCGTAGCTAAAGTAGGCGGCAGCATGGGGGATATGTACGGAAGAGGTTATGTAAGGTCTCCGGACGGACAAGTTGTGTATGATGCACAAAGCGGTGTTGCGCTCATCTCGCAGGATGTTACCTATCTCGGCAATACGATCCCCAAATGGAAAATTGGTTTCACCAACGAGTTCTCGTATAAACAATTCCGGTTGAATTTATTGTTCGATGCACAATACGGCGCGGTAGGGCATTCACTGATGAACTACAAACTGGCGGAACAAGGTAAGACCACCAAGACCCTGCCGGGCCGGTACAGCGGCATCATCGGCAATGGTGTGGTAATGGGTCCTGATAGCAAGTACCGGAAAAATGATGTAGTTGCAATGGACATAGATGAGTATTACCGATCTCACTTCGGTACAGACAATGCGGAAGGAAATACATTCCGTACAGACTATATCAAATTCCGGGAAGCCAGGCTGGATTATAACTTCAAACCCAATCTTGTCAGAAAACTTGGTTTACAGCGCGCCACGCTTGGTGTATATGGCCGTAATCTTTTTATCTGGTCTGACTGGCCGATGTTTGATCCCGAATTTGGTACGCTTCTCGGCAGTGACATCGTACAAGGGTTTGAGATCGCGCAGTTTCCTTCTACCCGTTCATTCGGATTTAACCTTGTTGTTGGATTCTAA
- a CDS encoding FecR family protein: MPRKSRQQHTPKDDEQWQQAWEQPDAMDASRKAAMLHTIHQRLDNTRRKKKQLFYIGLSAAAAILVAVLIKLPWNQQEMPVESWKELVANDSARQIQLEDGSVLWMAPRSVVRVYPDFRNKRTTQLAKGMVFFSIAKDTRHPFSIAVNNQQVTVLGTQFTISRLDSADIQLTVKEGRVSLVNTNSSNILTAGQRVQTRKGKTAPVESVDPGLADWWARKEIRLYNISLETLIHYIESYYGVTLSKEHTNPAMKISLTWNMTLSMEENLQVLNVLTGYNIH, encoded by the coding sequence ATGCCCCGAAAATCACGGCAGCAACATACACCTAAAGACGATGAGCAATGGCAGCAGGCATGGGAGCAACCGGATGCCATGGACGCTTCTCGTAAAGCGGCCATGCTCCATACGATCCATCAACGATTGGACAATACCCGCCGTAAGAAAAAGCAGTTATTCTATATCGGGCTTAGCGCGGCTGCGGCCATACTGGTAGCGGTGCTCATTAAGCTACCCTGGAACCAGCAGGAAATGCCGGTGGAATCCTGGAAAGAGCTGGTGGCAAATGACAGTGCCCGCCAAATACAACTGGAAGATGGTTCTGTATTGTGGATGGCTCCCCGATCGGTGGTGCGGGTATATCCTGATTTCAGGAACAAGCGTACTACGCAGCTTGCCAAAGGAATGGTGTTCTTTAGTATTGCCAAAGATACCCGGCATCCTTTTTCTATTGCGGTGAATAACCAGCAGGTAACGGTACTGGGTACCCAGTTCACGATCAGCCGCCTTGATTCGGCTGATATACAATTGACGGTGAAGGAAGGGAGGGTATCCCTGGTTAATACAAACAGCAGCAATATCCTTACTGCCGGGCAACGTGTACAAACACGTAAGGGGAAAACGGCCCCTGTTGAAAGCGTAGATCCCGGGCTAGCTGACTGGTGGGCTCGTAAGGAAATAAGGCTGTACAATATATCATTGGAAACATTGATCCACTATATAGAATCGTATTATGGAGTAACACTATCGAAGGAACATACGAATCCGGCGATGAAAATAAGTTTAACCTGGAACATGACCTTATCCATGGAAGAAAACTTACAGGTCTTGAATGTACTGACAGGCTATAATATCCACTAA
- a CDS encoding RNA polymerase sigma factor, translating into MNYQELAPDEGSLLLQLRAGDKTAFDEIFNRFAGPVHTYIRMRLNGSEEANDVLQEVFIRLWHKRQSIVIHSSFRNYLYTIVQHCISDHIRASRRRKYTLTDDMPEQEEGTPQPDEQYQYKQVYYMWRGAMEKLPGQMRRIYAMKIEEQRSVKEIAAELQLSEQTVKNQLHTAGQRIVKLLRQVQLFFL; encoded by the coding sequence ATGAACTATCAGGAATTAGCCCCCGATGAAGGGTCATTACTGTTGCAGTTGCGAGCGGGGGACAAAACTGCTTTTGATGAGATCTTCAACCGCTTTGCCGGCCCGGTGCACACGTATATACGGATGCGCCTGAATGGGTCGGAAGAAGCGAATGATGTATTGCAGGAGGTATTCATACGCCTGTGGCACAAACGACAGTCTATTGTTATCCACTCTTCTTTCCGCAATTACCTGTATACCATTGTTCAGCATTGTATCAGTGATCATATCCGCGCTTCGCGGAGAAGGAAGTATACGCTTACAGACGATATGCCGGAGCAGGAGGAAGGAACGCCTCAGCCTGATGAGCAATATCAATACAAGCAGGTATATTATATGTGGCGCGGCGCCATGGAAAAACTGCCCGGTCAGATGCGCCGCATCTACGCCATGAAAATTGAAGAACAACGCTCGGTAAAAGAAATAGCCGCCGAGTTACAACTGAGTGAGCAAACGGTGAAGAACCAATTGCATACGGCCGGCCAACGCATTGTGAAGTTATTACGCCAGGTACAATTGTTTTTCCTGTAA
- a CDS encoding BNR repeat-containing protein, producing MGNFPGRVVRILLIILLPVGIVQAQTVPGVKHSTIADGWANNSINVVVFRKNSLVTHDGWQYTAFYDQDRYVVLGKRKQGAAQWQLKRTPYQGNTADAHNTISLMVDGDGYLHLSWDHHNNALRYCRSSSPGSLELTDKMPMTGQLEERVSYPEFYKLPNGNLLFLYRNGQSGQGNLVINQYDRHTKKWSSLHSNLIDGEGQRNAYWQACVDTKGTLHLSWVWRETPDVASNHDLAYARSKDGGLTWEKSTGEKYLLPITAATAEYACRIPQKSELINQTSLYADGKGMPYIATYWREAGSAVPQYHVVYANGKQWQVQDLGFRTTPFSLSGGGTKRIPISRPQVMVWRTGRRITAALVFRDAERNDKVSVAIKNDITKGAWQVTDLTTESVGSWEPTYDTEWWKQKGILQLFVQKVEQVDGEGKANIPPQPIQVLEWKPSPTFDDNKKR from the coding sequence ATGGGGAATTTCCCGGGGAGGGTAGTTAGGATATTATTGATCATATTGCTGCCGGTAGGTATAGTGCAGGCACAAACGGTGCCCGGAGTAAAGCACTCCACCATTGCCGATGGCTGGGCCAATAATTCCATCAATGTGGTGGTGTTTCGCAAAAACTCCCTGGTTACCCACGATGGCTGGCAGTACACCGCTTTCTACGACCAGGACCGCTATGTAGTACTGGGCAAAAGAAAACAGGGCGCCGCCCAATGGCAGTTGAAAAGAACACCCTACCAGGGCAATACCGCAGATGCCCACAATACCATCAGCCTCATGGTCGATGGAGATGGTTACCTCCACCTTTCCTGGGATCACCACAACAATGCCCTGCGTTATTGCAGAAGCAGTAGCCCGGGCTCCCTGGAGCTGACAGATAAAATGCCCATGACCGGCCAGTTGGAAGAGCGGGTGAGCTACCCCGAGTTCTATAAGTTACCCAATGGCAACCTGCTATTCCTGTACCGCAATGGCCAATCAGGCCAGGGCAACCTGGTCATCAATCAATATGACCGGCATACTAAAAAGTGGTCGTCCCTGCACAGCAACCTGATCGATGGAGAAGGACAGCGCAATGCCTATTGGCAGGCTTGTGTGGATACCAAAGGTACCCTGCACCTCTCCTGGGTATGGCGCGAAACACCTGATGTGGCCAGCAACCACGACTTGGCTTATGCCCGCTCAAAAGATGGTGGCCTTACCTGGGAAAAGAGTACCGGCGAAAAATACCTGTTGCCAATTACCGCCGCCACCGCTGAATATGCCTGCCGCATTCCCCAAAAAAGTGAATTGATCAACCAGACCTCCCTTTATGCCGACGGCAAAGGGATGCCCTATATAGCTACCTATTGGCGCGAAGCAGGCTCCGCTGTACCGCAATACCATGTGGTGTATGCCAATGGTAAGCAATGGCAGGTGCAGGACCTGGGCTTCCGTACTACCCCTTTCAGCCTCAGTGGAGGTGGTACCAAACGCATTCCCATTTCACGGCCGCAGGTCATGGTATGGCGTACAGGCAGGCGCATAACGGCCGCCCTGGTATTCCGCGATGCAGAGCGCAACGATAAAGTATCCGTGGCTATAAAGAATGATATCACCAAAGGAGCCTGGCAGGTGACAGACCTGACCACGGAGTCCGTAGGATCATGGGAACCCACTTACGATACCGAATGGTGGAAACAAAAAGGCATCCTGCAATTGTTTGTACAAAAAGTGGAGCAGGTGGATGGCGAAGGCAAAGCAAATATTCCACCCCAACCCATACAGGTATTGGAATGGAAACCATCACCTACATTTGACGATAACAAAAAACGATAA